The stretch of DNA CTTCTTCTCGTAGCCCTTGGTAACGCCCTCGATCATGTTGGAGATCAGGGTGCGGGTCAGGCCGTGGAGTGAACGGGAGGCGCGCTCGTCGTTCGGGCGGGCGACAGTCAGGGTGTCTGCATCCAGGGAGACCTCGATCGGGCTGGCCACAGTGTGGTTCAGCTCGCCCTTGGTGCCCTTGACGCTGACGACAGAGCCGTCAACCTTGACCTCAACGCCGGCAGGAACGGTGATGGGGAGACGTCCAATACGTGACATTATTCTCTTCCTTTCCCGTTACCAGACGTAAGCGAGGACTTCGCCGCCCACGCCCTTCTTGCCGGCCTGCTTGTCAGTCAGGAGGCCGGAAGAGGTGGACAGGATTGCGACACCCAGGCCACCCAGCACGTGCGGCAGGTTGGTGGACTTTGCGTAAACACGCAGGCCCGGCTTGGAAATACGGCGAACGCCAGCGATTGAACGCTCGCGGTTCGGTCCGAACTTGAGCTCGATGGTCAGCTTCTTGCCAACCTCAGCGTCTTCTTCCTTCCAGCTGGCGATGAAGCCTTCTGCCTTAAGGATGTCAGCAACGCGTGCCTTGAGCTTGCTGTACGGCATGGACACGGAATCGTGGTATGCCGAGTTTGCATTGCGCAGACGCGTAAGCATATCTGCGACAGGATCTGTCATTGTCATGGTGGGCTCTTGCCCTTCCTCATAACGGTTTCCGCGGGCTGGCTTCGGTGTGAAGCCGTACCGCCGGACCTTTTATGTAGTTGGTTTAGTCTTCGGCCTTGAACGGGAAACCAAGCGCCTTGAGCAGCGCGCGGCCTTCGTCATCGGTCTTGGCAGTGGTGACAACCGTGATGTCCATACCGCGGACGCGGTCGATCTTGTCCTGGTCGATCTCGTGGAACATAACCTGTTCGGTCAGACCGAAGGTGTAGTTGCCGTTACCGTCGAACTGCTTGCCGGAGAGACCACGGAAGTCCCTGATGCGGGGCAGTGCGAGGGTCACGAGGCGGTCCAGGAATTCCCACATACGGTCGCCACGGAGGGTAGCGTGTGCACCGATGGGCATGCCTTCGCGCAGCTTGAACTGTGCGATGGACTTGCGGGCCTTGGTTACCTGCGGCTTCTGGCCGGTGATCTGGGTCAGGTCGCGGACAGCGCCGTCGATCAGCTTGGAGTCCTTGGCGGCATCTCCAACACCCATGTTCACAACGACCTTCACCAGGCGGGGAACCTGGTTGACGTTTTCGTACTTGAATTCCTCAATGAGCGTGCTCTTGATGGAATCGGCGTACTTGGTCTTCAGACGAGGAACGATCTTCGTTGCCGGAGTCTCGAGAGTCTCAGTCATTAGATGTCCTTCCCTGAGCTCTTGGCCACGCGGATGCGCACTTCGCGCTGCTTGCCGTTGCGCTCAACGGTCTCAGTGCGGAAGCCGACGCGGGTGGGCTTCTTGGTGGACGGGTCTACCAGAGCCACGTTGGAGATGTGGATCGGAGCTTCAACAACCTCGATGCCACCGGTCTTGGTGCCGCGCTGCGACTGACCGACCTTGGTGTGCTTGGTGACGCGGTTGATGCCTTCAACCAACACGCGGTTGGTGTCGGTGAACACGCGCAGGACCTTGCCCTGCTTGCCGCGGTCGCCGCCGCGCTCAGCCTTGGCGCCAGTGATGACCTGAACGAGGTCACCCTTCTTGATCTTTGCAGCCATGGACTAGAGCACCTCCGGAGCCAGAGAAACGATCTTCATGAACTTCTTGTCACGGAGTTCACGACCAACCGGTCCGAAGATACGGGTACCGCGGGGGTCACCGTCAGCCTTCAGGATCACAGCTGCGTTCTCGTCAAACTTGATGTAGGAACCATCCGCACGGCGGCGTTCCTTCTTGGTACGGACGATGACTGCCTTAACAACATCGCCCTTCTTTACGTTGCCGCCCGGGATTGCGTCCTTGACGGTTGCGACAATGACGTCGCCAATGCCTGCGTAGCGACGGCCAGATCCACCGAGAACGCGAATGGTAAGGATTTCCTTAGCACCCGTGTTGTCGGCGACCTTGAGTCGCGACTCCTGCTGAATCACTATTTACTCCTTGCGTCGCGCCGGTTCTCAGACCGAAAATCTTCCTACGGAATGAGCCTTGCGGAACGGTTGATCGGGGTGTCTCTTGACCTGCCTGGATTTTGCCAGACCAGGCCTAAACGCCCGTGCCAGAAGCAGTTGCTCCCATCCGGTCCAGGACAGGTCCTGGGCGCAAGGGGGCACTATGCCGTGGCACGCTTGTTTACGAGGTTGATGACGGCGCGCGAAAGGCGCCATACAAACTCAATATCCTAGCACGTTTTCCGCTCATCCCCATATCACCGCCAGGGCTCCCCCGCAAGACGGATGACGGCGTCCCGCACGGCAACCTTCTAGCCCACTTTTGGTGCCGCTTCCCACGGAAAGACGCCCCCGCCGCCGTCGTCCGCCCCGCAAAAGTGGCCCACCCCGACACCGTCAGACGCGCCATCACCACCTGCAGGGTTACCCGCCACGCACCATCACCACGTGCAGGATCTCCGCCCACGCACCATCACCTCCAGCCGAAGACATTGAGATGCTCTCTCACTCGATGCGCCTTTTCTGCTGGCGCTCGCTCACTTTCCTTAGCGAAGTGAGAGAGCGTTGGCCAAAATCCGGTGTTAAGTGAGAGAGCGTTGCGGGGCGGGACGGACGACGGCGTCACGCACGGCAACCTTCTAGCCCACTTTTGGTGCCGCTCCCCCCGGAAGGACGCCCCGCCGCCGTCGTCCGTCCCGCAAAAGTGGCGCCATCCTGACCGTCAGACGCGCCATCACCTCCTGCAGGATTTCCCGCCACGCACCATCACCTCCTGCCGCCCCAAAGAGGTGATGGCGCGTTCTTCAAAGGGCGACGGGAAGTGATGGGGCGTCCCGTAAAACACGACGGGAGGT from Pseudarthrobacter siccitolerans encodes:
- the rplE gene encoding 50S ribosomal protein L5, encoding MTETLETPATKIVPRLKTKYADSIKSTLIEEFKYENVNQVPRLVKVVVNMGVGDAAKDSKLIDGAVRDLTQITGQKPQVTKARKSIAQFKLREGMPIGAHATLRGDRMWEFLDRLVTLALPRIRDFRGLSGKQFDGNGNYTFGLTEQVMFHEIDQDKIDRVRGMDITVVTTAKTDDEGRALLKALGFPFKAED
- the rpsH gene encoding 30S ribosomal protein S8, which encodes MTMTDPVADMLTRLRNANSAYHDSVSMPYSKLKARVADILKAEGFIASWKEEDAEVGKKLTIELKFGPNRERSIAGVRRISKPGLRVYAKSTNLPHVLGGLGVAILSTSSGLLTDKQAGKKGVGGEVLAYVW
- the rplN gene encoding 50S ribosomal protein L14; amino-acid sequence: MIQQESRLKVADNTGAKEILTIRVLGGSGRRYAGIGDVIVATVKDAIPGGNVKKGDVVKAVIVRTKKERRRADGSYIKFDENAAVILKADGDPRGTRIFGPVGRELRDKKFMKIVSLAPEVL
- the rplX gene encoding 50S ribosomal protein L24 → MAAKIKKGDLVQVITGAKAERGGDRGKQGKVLRVFTDTNRVLVEGINRVTKHTKVGQSQRGTKTGGIEVVEAPIHISNVALVDPSTKKPTRVGFRTETVERNGKQREVRIRVAKSSGKDI